CTGCCGCCAAAAAACCGCAACGCGGCAATCAAATATTTCCCCCACATTCATTCGAATGCTGCGGAGCACAGCCTCTAAAGAATCAGATGCGGCCAAATCTTTGCTCAAACGGAATAGTATAGCTGTCTGCTCTTCCCTTCCCCGTGCATCCATGGCCTGCTGCCTGGTTTTAGACGCAAGGGCGCTGACTACTAATCCCAAAGTAGTGATCGCAACAAGGACAATGCTCACGAAATACGGAACAATTTTCTTTTGTTTGGCTTTTTACTTTTTCATGATAAATTTCTGCCCTCTCAATCCATTTTGTAAGAACTTATATCAAGAAGAGGACAGGAATATATGAAAACGGGAAACCTTAATTCTTCATTTTTATGATTATTATGATTGATATAGCTGATGCAGTCTTATTTTGTTTCTGAAGCTCTAATATCTCAACAAATGTGAAAATGGCTTGTGATAATTAAGAGGTAGTAAAAAGTGGTGGTGGAGAATTATAGCATAATTTATATAAAAGAAGGAAAAGATATTGTTTATCCGTGCCAGACTAATACTTCGACACGTTTATCTCTTCCATCTTTCCGGTAACCATAAAGACAATCCTTTCGGCGATATTGGTGACCCTGTCCGCAATGCGTTCCAGGTTATGGGAAACCCAGGTGAGATAGGTTGCCATGTGGATTATCCCCGGGTTCTCCATCATCAGCACCAGGAGTTCCCGGTAAATCTGGTCATGAAGGGCATCGACTTGATCATCCTCATTACAGATACGCCTTGCCATTTCTATATCCCTATCAATAAATGCCTTGAGACATTTATCAAGCATGGATAATCCTATATCGGCCATCATGGGAATATCTATCAGGGGTTTTACCAGTGGTTCATTGCCCATCAAAATGTTTATCTTGGCAATCCCCTCTGCGTGGTCGCCCATGCGTTCGAGATCCGTCACAATGCTTAATATGGATGTCAACGTCCTCAGATCAACGGCCATCGGCTGTTGTGTAGCGATGAGGGCGATACACTGTTCTTCAATATCAAACCGTTTTTTATTGATCAGGAGGTCGTTCTTTACGATCTCCCTGGATGTGCCGATATCCTTTTTTTGCAATGCCTCCACAGATTTCCT
This Candidatus Brocadia sinica JPN1 DNA region includes the following protein-coding sequences:
- the phoU gene encoding phosphate signaling complex protein PhoU; this encodes MTREAYHNALKKLQDEVLLMGEMVSNAIRKSVEALQKKDIGTSREIVKNDLLINKKRFDIEEQCIALIATQQPMAVDLRTLTSILSIVTDLERMGDHAEGIAKINILMGNEPLVKPLIDIPMMADIGLSMLDKCLKAFIDRDIEMARRICNEDDQVDALHDQIYRELLVLMMENPGIIHMATYLTWVSHNLERIADRVTNIAERIVFMVTGKMEEINVSKY